CGTTGGGCCATTGATGAAGTTTTTAATGACCCAAGAAATAAGAACTGGACCGAGCTGATGTACGAACACCCGCTTATCGATGGGTTAAAGCGAACAGATGACCATCTTCCCAGTTATATTTCTTCTGATGTATTTACCAAGGCGTTAATAGATGTAATGATTTTTGAAGGGAAGCAGATAAAAATAACTTCGAATCCGGATGGCAATATTGTGTATACTGAAATTTATCCGTCAGATAACGTTGCCGGGGAAATAACTTTTAAAGATAATCACGAAAGAACGTTTTATAACTTTAAGAAAGGTGTGCAGACATTGGGATCCAGCGATGTAAAAGCCTTTTTAAACAACTTTATTTATAAGTCGAAAGATTTTTTAGAACTGAAAGATCACCTGGAAGACTGGTATAATGAATATATGGACCGCGCCACCGGGTGGTATAAAAGAGATCTCAGAAAATGGCTGTTCTTTTTCGGATTGTTGATTGCAATAGTGCTGAATGTAGATACCATTTATATTACGGGTGTTATATACAGGAACAAAGATCTGCGAACGGCTTTAAATTACCAGGCCCAACAGGTAATCAACAGCGGCGGGTTAAAAATTAACCAGGACACATTAGCCGGTGATTCTACAGGTACTTTGCGGGATAGCGCGATCTATTTTTCTGATATGAAAAGAAAAATGGACTCCATTGCATTTGTTTATAATGAAATTAAAGAATTAAACCTTCCAATCGGCTGGAAAATAGATTCGGCATATTTTCCCCATGATACTCTTTCTGTAAAAGATACCACAGTTGCATTAAAAATTAAAACCTATTGGCAACAGTTCCGGGGCTGCTATAGTGGTATTAAAAAAAATATAAAAATGAATGCGGACAAGCTTGGGCTGCTCACTTTTCTTGGATGGATTTTTACTGCAATTGCTGTCTCCTTGGGAGCACCGTTTTGGTTTGATACTATGAAGAAATTTGTTAATATGAGGTCGACGGGAAATAAAACTGAAACCTGATTCTAAATCCTTTTCTAAGTAATCTTTAACTATATTATTCTACCATGAAAAAATAAGATCTCAGTGTTAAATAACTTATAGATGTTTTACAATTGCCATACCCATATATTTAATGCCAAGAGTGTTCCGGAAGATTTTCTCGGACACGGATTGATCCGATTATTAAGTAAAAGCAAGTTCTCCTTTTATCTTGTTTTTTACTGGAAGAGGGCATCACACTGGGTGGTAGTCAATCTTCAAAAGATTCCGGTAGTAAGTACTGTAATGCATTCAGATTCTTATGTTTTGGAAAAGGTAAGTGGCTGGCTTCGAAGGTCAGTTTTTACCCGTTGGCTTGCCCGTATTTTTGAATGGTTTGCGGATACACCTAAAGATTTCGTTGCAAAATATGCTTATCTTATAGAGGCAGGACGTGAAAAAAGCCAGGAACTCATCTTTGAAAAACTGAGGAAAATTCCGTGTTATTCTGAAGATACCCGCTTCGTGGTGCTTACTCTCAATATGGACCATATGGCTGCGGGAATGCCGCGTATAAATTATCTGACCCAGCTGTCTTTTATTACCCGGCTCAAAAAAAAATATCCTCAGCATCTCTTACCATTTCTTTGCATCGATCCCCGAAGCGGAGATGAAAAGCAACTGCTAAGTTTTGCACGCCACTACATCGAAGATCTAGGCTATATCGGAATAAAGTTTTATCCTGCATTAGGTTTTTACCCCTTTGACCCAAGGCTTAAATTATTATATGAGTATGCCCAGGAAAAGGAAATTCCTATAATGACCCATTGTACAAAAGGGGGCGTTTTTTATAAAGGAGAGCTAACCGCCGACCACCTGCATCCAAGGGATCTGGATAATAAATTTATTGATACCGTATTTATTGATACTTCACAATTAAGAAACCGTGTTTTCAAGAATAATTTTTCCAATCCGGATAATTACCGTCTGGTATTAGAGCGGTTCCCGGAACTGAAGATATGCATGGCTCATTATGGAGGAAGTGATCAGATAATGGATTACTTAAGGACTAAAAATGAAAAATCGTGGTATTATAAAATTAAAAGGATGCTGGTAGAATATAGAAATGTGTACACCGATGTCTCTTATACTCTGTTCGAAACACACGTCTTCAAACTATTGAAAGAGGACATCTTAAGCGATGAGGTTGGTGATAAAATTTTATTTGGCACAGATTACTATATGACCGAACAGGAGAAAAATGAAAAAGATCTGGTTTCTGATTTTCGGAAAGTGCTTAATGAATCGCTCTTTATGAAAATTGCGCTCAGGAACCCGGAAAAATATTTAAAATCAGCGTTCTATTATCCTCCATAGCAGATTGAATCTTAATATGGATTCTAACTTAACATATTTGTATTATAGTAAGAATATTAAAAAACTTATTTCTTATAAATTGAATTTGCTGCCTTCCATGCCTGTTCCGGTTCATAGCCTTTTCGAATCAGAAAATCGGAAAGCTTTTTTTTGCAAGTAAAAATGTTCAGATCTTTAAATGACGCTGCCTTTTTCTCGGCTAATTTCCGGAGCGTAGCTTCATACTCATCTTTATTAAGCTCCGTCATTGCCTTGTTAATGCAGTAACCGGAAATAGCCCGCCGTTTAAGTTCATTAACTATTTTATTTCGGCCCCAGTTTTTCATTCTGAATTTTCCACGCGCAAATGCCCTGGCAAAACGTTCTTCATCAAGAAATCCTTCTTCTATCAGGATTGTAATGCTGTTTTCCAATTCATTGCCTCTTTCACCGAGTTCTAATAATTTGTGTCGAACCTCCTGGTGACTGCGCTCCTGGTAGGCGCAATATTTTCTCATCCGCTCCACCACCTGCGCATGAGTTAAGGTTTTATTTTTTGAAACCATATTAATTTAGAGCCGGGAAATATGGGAGAGCAATAACTAACAGTATGGAGATATGTAACCTTATCTCATCATCAGCAATTTTCCTATACAGGAAATGCTTCCATCTTCATTTGAAATCAGCACAAGGTAAACGCCGCTTTCCGCCCGTTGACCACGATAGTTATTTCCGTTCCATATTATCTGGCCGCCATTAGCTTTGGTTCGAAAAATCAGATTGCCGGCTATATCCGTAATCCTCACTTCAGCATTATTGGAAACGCCGCTAATAGCAATAGGCCCGGAATAATTTTCGCGCACGGGATTAGGGAAAATAGTTGGTGAACAGCTGCCCGAAGGATTAAGGGTAGCATCACCACGATAGACCATTAATCCCTTTTCTGTTCCAATATAAATGTCCCCGGTTGAATTGTCGATGCTCAGCGCATCTATAAAATTTATAAAAAGAGGACTGTTATCAGCCGTGAAATGCTGAAGCTGCTGCGTACCATCAGCCGAAAATAGCCAGAGTCCATTATCGGTGGCAAACCATTTCCGGTTCGCACCATCCACAACAATTTTTTTGACATTTTCTGTACCCAGCAGATAACCATTGTATCCATCTTCCGCAGTAATTACAATCTGTTGCCCTTCACACCCTGATTCTGAAAAAACATCACCAGGGCAGTAAAAAATGGATACTCCTTCATTTGTTCCTACCCAAATATTTCCATCCTGATCAGTAGCAATGCAGTTGACATTTGAAGTTTGTAAGTTCCCGGATCCGGCTCCCACGGTTATAAGTCTGTACTGATCATCGTTTGGATCGTCGAGGCTGTTTCCCGGATCATATACCATAACTCCAAGGCGAGGCAAAATAAACCATACATGTCCGAACTGGTCAAAGGAAATCTGGGTAATCCACTGCTGAATCAGAGGAAAAGGTGGTTTAAACCGCAACCAGGTTCCATCTTTTTTGCGAACCGAAATGGGATCTAAAGCACCAAGATTCGAGCACCACATATTTCCCTGGACATCAAAAGCAATACCTGCAACTTTAACACGTGCAAGATCACCGTTCGTTCCCTCAAGAGTGCTGTTGCTCATATCAAACTGATTCGTAATCCCTTTTTGATCGTCAAATTCGGCAATACCTCTCCACCAACTTCCAAAGTATACAAGGTTATTCTGAGGATTTATAGCAGTACAAACAATATCGAAAGTGTCTATAAATCCAGGCGTATTAAAAGCATCATAGTGATTCCATGTGCCATCTACCCTGGTGAAAAATCCGGTTGCATTAAAAGTAAAACCGAATGAAGGATTATACCCACCAGAAGCAATGTAAACATTGTGGTTAGAGCTGTTTACTGCCATATCGAACACATTCGAAGTCCACGGTCCGTCAGGATAAATTGTTTCTAAAAAATTGCTGGGGAACTTCTCCAGTCCGGCATACAGATCTGCAATCCAGACAATGCCTCTGTCTGAAATTGCCTGGTAGGGTTGGGGTGAAGCTATGGAATCTATTAAACCGGTGGTGTGCAAAATTGAAACCTGGGCTTTTCCACCTCCCGTTTGACAGATTAACAAAGAATTTGTATTCGATTCAAGCTTTTTTATGCTGCTGCCAGGGCGTACAAAAAATGGAATCCAGCCTAAGTCATTCAATTCAAAAACGGAATCTCCTTTGGCAGCGTAAACGTTACCATTAAAAAAGGAGGCATCAATATAATTTCCTGTATGAATTCCCTCAGCCGGAGTATAGCTATGCCAATCACTGTAGTTGGCAAGATTAGGGTCATTAAGTGCACCCCGCAATATTCCGGAAATGGTAGCAGCGTACAAATAATTTCCATCTGAGGTAACACTGTTTACCTGCAATGAATTACCTGTGGAGCCAATATAGTAGGTATCTTTTATCTCATGTTTAAGAAGGTCAACCACCACAATACCAAAGCCGCAGCTGAGATAGGCAAAATCGCCATAGATAAAAATGCTGTATATCGTTTTATCACCGGTTATACTCTTGCGCTGTATATCGGAAATATTGATCACGGCTCCATTTTGCATAATATCAATGTTGCTGTTTTGATAGCAAATAAGCAGCAGATTATGAATTGAATCGAAGGCGATAACCCGGGTTTCAATATCAGAAAGGCCATTGATTTTAGTATAGCGCTCCAGTGAATTGTCATTCTTATCAATAGAGTACATCGATAGCAAGGTGGCGCAATAAATCTTATTTGGAGACGCTGTAACGCTTAATGCATTTCTATATGGAAGCATTTCATCCCATTGTCCCAGCCCTAGTGTCTGTGCCTTAGCATGATGTATATAAGAAAACTGAATAAAGAATACAGATACTATATACAGAATGGAAAAATTTCTCATAATTAAAGCGAAAATAAACTTTTGAAGTCCTCTCGAAACGAGCCCCGTCCTGAAATATTTCACCAGAACGGGCATAAAGGATCGTAATTGCAGCATGCAATATCTTCTGACTATCGTTATATATCCTTCGTTTTTTTTGTTTTTTTATACCAGCCTGAAATGTGCTCTTCTAATAGCGGAAAATATAAATGGAAATCTTCATTAAAAATCTTGTAATACATTCTGAGTTCAGTGGTTGCATGTTGTATTCCAGGATTATATTTAATCCTGTGCGACATCCCTGTAAGTGATCTTTGAGTACCCTCAATATTCCCATAGTCAATGAGCCAGTTTTCCTGTTTCATGTGAGGCAGCATTCGCTGGTAGCGGGAAGGAAGCTGGTCAAAATAAGAATACAATAATTCATAACACTGAGAGGAGAAATTTGCTAAAGAAACAGGTGAATAGTAAGAAAAATTTTTGGCAAGAAAATGATCGTAAAATATGTCCACAATCACCGAGGAATACAGACCATATCTTTTATACAGTAACCTTTTGCTGTGTTTTACAATAAAATGCGAATCCGTAAACGTATCGATCTCACGATGCATTAAAATACCCCGGGCTATTTCAGAATCAAATACTGAATATTTTTTGCCCTTCACCGCATCTGCTATAAAATTCCCTACCATCATTCTTTCGGAATAACGGGATAAGTATAAATGAGCGAGGTGATTCAAATGGGCATTTAGTTAAGATTGATTGGACTATTTCAGGCAGGAAAGATTATCTGACAGCCTGTATTTTTAAACAGGTAGGATTGAAGAATCATCTGAACTTCACGATTATCTTTTTGATGTTCAATATTCTCTTTCAAAACCTGAAATTCCTGTGCAGTTGTATTGCTTGTGAAACCATAGCCTAGGTATTTTCCATCTTCCACAAGCACTACAGAACGCTCGGTCTCCATTCTTCCTTTTTCTACAATAATGAAAGTTTTGCTCTCAGTTTTCAGAGAATCCTTCGCCTGTACGGCACGCTGATTATACACTTCCGCACTTTCTTTTCCCGAACAGGCACCGCCGCATAAATTTAAAGCCACATCAAAGCAGGCACCGGCAGCTTGCTGCAGCCCGCAGAACTTTGGGCATAAATGAAACTGTTTCCTTTTTTCTTCAAGAAAATGGCGGGCTTCCTGCAGCAATGCAAATGATGCCAGCGGCCGATCAGTTGCTTTTAGCTTTTTAATACCAAACCGCACATAACCTTTTCCATCTTCATAGGCATAAGCACCGTAATTGTTCTCTGAAATTTTCTGGGCAGTATTAAAAGGCGGAAAATGTTTTTTTATCAGAGCAGATTCTCTCAGCATTGCTATCAGCTCCGTTCCGCATACTTCATATTGGATATGATGAATCTGGTTCATAAGCAAAGTTTTAGCTTTCGTGGAAGAAGTCCCTGAAAAATGACCCCGAATACGGCTACGCAAATTTTTTGCTTTGCCTATGTACAAAACCCTTCCTGATTTATCAAGAAAAAAATACACCCCTGCCGATTCTGGTAATGCAGTTGCCTGGGTTAAGGCAAGATGTGGGGGATAATGTATCTCCGGCTGTTTCTTTTTAAGGAAAGAAGCTATAATGCCTTCACGGTCACAGCGTATCAGGTGTGTAAAAAGATGCAATGCAGATCTTGCATCGCTTTCCGCACGATGGCACGGTAATGATTCAATCACCAGGCTTCTGCAAAGATGATCAAGCGAATACTTTCGGTGACCCGGCAAGATCTTGCGGCTGAGGCGGAGGGTGCAAAGTGTTTTTCGCTGAAAATTTTTTCCGGTTCTTTGAAATGCCTGCTTTAAGAAGCTATAATCGAAGTGCGCATTGTGCGCCACTAAAACCCGATTTTGAGTAAAACTATCAATAGCTTCTGCTATTTCCTCAAAGGCAGGTGCTTCATTCACCATATCGTTGGTGATACCGGTGAGGTAGGAAATAAAAAAAGGAATGTGGGAATCGGGACGGACAAAACTTATAAACTGGTCTGTAATTTTTTCTCCATCAAAATTTAAAATAGCTATCTCTGTAATGCGATTATGTATCGCATGAGCTCCTGTAGTTTCAATATCAATAATGGAATACATTCCGGCAGCGAAAGTTAATTCTTACTAAAGGTTAAACATTCTTGTCAATTATTAAAATAGTATTAAGATCTGAACTCAGGTAAGCATTTTAACGGCTATATTTATGAAAAAAAATTATGGCTTTAATAATTTTTGCCATTCTCGCTCTGGTGGTTTCGGTGGCGCTCCGGCAATCAGAAAAAACGAGGGCTATTGCTCGCATAGTACAGGTAGTTGCAGCAGTGATGATAATCGTAGGAATTGCTTCTTCCAGTGTAGTACAGATAGGAGCAGGAGAAGTAGGAGTGCAAACCTTATTCGGCAAGGTAAATGAAAATATTCTTAACAGCGGACTGCATGTAGTAAATCCTTTTGTAATTGTAAAACGATTTGATGTGCGCACTGAGAATTACACCATGTCTGGTATGTCCGATGAAGGTAATAAGCAAGGTGATGATGCCATCCGGGTACTGACGTCCGACGGATTGGAACTGACCCTTGATGTGAGCGTACTTTATCGTGTTGTTGCAGCACGTACCCCAAATATTCTCCGGACGATCGGTGAGGATTATCAAAATGTTATTGTTCGCCCAGTAACCAGGACGAAAATCCGCGACAATGCTACATATTACACCGCTGTGGATTTATATTCAAACAAGCGCGAGGAATTTCAGCAAAAAATTTTCACGGGTATCGATAATGATTTTAAAGCCCGAGGACTCGAGCTTCAGCAATTGCTGGTAAGAAATATTACATTACCTACTTCGGTAAAGGAATCTATAGAATCTAAGATCCAGGCCGAGCAGGAGGCGCAGAAGATGCAATTTGTATTGCAGAAGGAACGGCAGGAAGCGGAACGCAAGCGCATTGAGGCACAGGGTATTTCTGATTACCAGAAGATCATCAGCCAGTCACTTACTGCACAGCAACTTCAATATGAGATGATCAAGGCCTATAAAGAGCTCGCCTTATCAAGTAATGGGAAGGTGCTTATAATGGGAGATACAAAAGGCGGGGTGCCGATCATATTAAATGAAAACAAATAAGCTCAAAGCGTATTGTAATAAGCAATTCTAATTAAAATTGGCTTTTACGCGAGCCGTTTCCTTATTTACATTAATTTTAACACCATTAAACCTATGGTTGCTTCCTGTTGAAATAATACAGAGTGAAGACCCGGAGTCTCCATTTCTTCATGTAATAGTTCCCTTCTTTTGCCCAATTATCTATCAGGTTGATTACCACTATGGATGCTGCCAGCCGGGCTTGCATCTCTAACTGTCCGGATAGCTCCGCCACCTAAAAAGGAGCAGTCATCCGAATTATAGCAAATGATAATATTACGGAGAATACTACCGGAATAATTCAGAACTACTCTTGGGCCGTATTTCTGGGTACGCAATTCAGTTGTTGTAAAGGTGCGGATTGGAATCACTTATCCGCAACCTCCGCCACCTGCACCATTCATGTGATGTGAAATGTGACAACTAAGAAACTGAATGAAGTATTCTTCTGTGGTTGCTGTGAATCTGTCGGTAAGAATCTTTAATTTTCCTGCGAGCTGAACTTTAACAAAAATGCTTCTTGGAGTCCGTAATTCTCAGTGGACTAACTGGTGCCCTATTTTTCTGTAGTCTATTTGATAAACTTATTCATAAACTTCTATCTGCAAAGGAGATGTATCACGCTTTATTAAGCTGAATTTATAATTTCACCAGGATTGAGTATATCACATCATCTATGAAAACTGCAACTGCTGACGTTACAAATATTAATGAGAAAATTATAAGTGAAAGCACTTTTATTGACCGGTTAACACATGAAACCAGTAAGGTGATTATCGGCCAGAAAGAAATGATAGAACGGTTAGTGCTGGGAATGCTTTGCAATGGACACATTTTGCTTGAAGGAGTACCAGGTTTAGCAAAAACACTGGCAATAAAAACGCTTGCCTTAGCGGTAGATGTAAAGTTCAGCCGGATTCAATTTACGCCTGACTTACTGCCAGCTGATTTAATTGGTACAATGATTTATAATCAGCCTAAGAATGAATTTACAGTGAAGCAGGGACCGATCTTCTCCAATTTTATTCTTGCAGATGAAATTAATCGTGCATCGGCAAAAGTGCAAAGCGCATTACTGCAGGCCATGCAGGAGCACCAGGTAACCATTGGTGAAAAGACATTCCAGCTTCCGGAACCGTTTTTAGTTTTAGCCACACAAAATCCTATTGAGCACGAAGGAACCTATCCGTTGCCCGAAGCACAGGTCGATCGTTTTATGCTGAAAGTGGTTATTACCTATCCAACACAGGAAGAAGAGCGTATGATTATGCGGCAGAATATTGCCAATGAGGAACTGAAGGTTGAACCGGTGATCTCCAGGCAGGACATGTTAAATGCAAGGAAAACGGTGCGGGAAGTATATATGGATGAGAAGATAGAACAGTATATCCTTAATATCATTTTTGCAACCCGTTCGCCGGAAAACTTCAAGCTCGACAAGATGAAGAACCTGCTGCAATATGGCAGCTCACCAAGAGGAAGCATTCATCTTGCTCTTGCTTCAAAAGCATTTGCTTTCATAAACCACCGCGGCTATGTAATACCAGACGATGTAAAAAATGTGTGCCTCGATGTTCTCAGGCACCGCATCGGGCTCACTTACGAAGCAGAGGCGGAGAACGTGACCACAGATGAAATCATTAAGCAAATTATAAATAAGGTGGAGGTACCCTGATATGGAAACTGCTGAGTTATTGAAGAAGGTGAGAACGATTGAGATTAAAACACGCGGCTTGTGCAGCGATGCCTTTTCAGGAGAATATCACAGTGCATTTAAGGGAAGGGGCATGTCATTTTCCGATGTGCGTGAATACCAGCCTGGTGATGAAATCCGTTCCATTGACTGGAATGTTACAGCAAGACTGAATCATCCGTACGTAAAGGTTTTCGAAGAGGAACGCGAACTATCTATAATGCTTCTTATTGATGCCAGTAGGTCCATGCAATTTGGTACTGTAAGGGCAATGAAACATGAGCTTATATCGGAGATCAGTGCGGTGCTTGCGTATTCTGCTATTAAGAATAATGATAAGGTAGGAATAATTTTTTTTACTGAAACCATTGAAAAGTTTATCCCCCCAAAAAAAGGCCGGTCCCATGTTCTGCGTATTATCAGAGACCTTATTGATTTTAAACCCTCCTCAGCGGGAACTAATATTTTCGCTGCCCTGCATTTTTTGAATAACATAATGAAAAAACAAAGTGTTGTTTTTCTGCTGTCGGACTTCCTGAATTATGGCTATGACCCTATGCTTCGCATTGCATCGAGGAAACATGATCTGGTAGGGATTCACGTGTACGATAAGAGGGAGCGTGAACTTCCTGATGCAGGACTTTCGTTTTTTACAGATGCTGAAACAGGAAAGAAGGTTTGCATAGACACATCGGATAAAAGCGTCAGAAAAGAGTATGGAATATCTTTTATTGAGAATCTTTCCCGCTTAAAAACCACCTTTCTTCAAAGCGGCGCAGAAATGGTTAGCATCAGCACTGCTGAAAATTATATAAGGGCGTTAATGAATTTTTTTGTGAAGCGAATTCACAGTAATTAAATGGGAATAAGAATTAAACAATGCAT
The genomic region above belongs to Chitinophagales bacterium and contains:
- a CDS encoding amidohydrolase family protein, which encodes MFYNCHTHIFNAKSVPEDFLGHGLIRLLSKSKFSFYLVFYWKRASHWVVVNLQKIPVVSTVMHSDSYVLEKVSGWLRRSVFTRWLARIFEWFADTPKDFVAKYAYLIEAGREKSQELIFEKLRKIPCYSEDTRFVVLTLNMDHMAAGMPRINYLTQLSFITRLKKKYPQHLLPFLCIDPRSGDEKQLLSFARHYIEDLGYIGIKFYPALGFYPFDPRLKLLYEYAQEKEIPIMTHCTKGGVFYKGELTADHLHPRDLDNKFIDTVFIDTSQLRNRVFKNNFSNPDNYRLVLERFPELKICMAHYGGSDQIMDYLRTKNEKSWYYKIKRMLVEYRNVYTDVSYTLFETHVFKLLKEDILSDEVGDKILFGTDYYMTEQEKNEKDLVSDFRKVLNESLFMKIALRNPEKYLKSAFYYPP
- a CDS encoding RecX family transcriptional regulator, producing MVSKNKTLTHAQVVERMRKYCAYQERSHQEVRHKLLELGERGNELENSITILIEEGFLDEERFARAFARGKFRMKNWGRNKIVNELKRRAISGYCINKAMTELNKDEYEATLRKLAEKKAASFKDLNIFTCKKKLSDFLIRKGYEPEQAWKAANSIYKK
- a CDS encoding T9SS type A sorting domain-containing protein, which translates into the protein MRNFSILYIVSVFFIQFSYIHHAKAQTLGLGQWDEMLPYRNALSVTASPNKIYCATLLSMYSIDKNDNSLERYTKINGLSDIETRVIAFDSIHNLLLICYQNSNIDIMQNGAVINISDIQRKSITGDKTIYSIFIYGDFAYLSCGFGIVVVDLLKHEIKDTYYIGSTGNSLQVNSVTSDGNYLYAATISGILRGALNDPNLANYSDWHSYTPAEGIHTGNYIDASFFNGNVYAAKGDSVFELNDLGWIPFFVRPGSSIKKLESNTNSLLICQTGGGKAQVSILHTTGLIDSIASPQPYQAISDRGIVWIADLYAGLEKFPSNFLETIYPDGPWTSNVFDMAVNSSNHNVYIASGGYNPSFGFTFNATGFFTRVDGTWNHYDAFNTPGFIDTFDIVCTAINPQNNLVYFGSWWRGIAEFDDQKGITNQFDMSNSTLEGTNGDLARVKVAGIAFDVQGNMWCSNLGALDPISVRKKDGTWLRFKPPFPLIQQWITQISFDQFGHVWFILPRLGVMVYDPGNSLDDPNDDQYRLITVGAGSGNLQTSNVNCIATDQDGNIWVGTNEGVSIFYCPGDVFSESGCEGQQIVITAEDGYNGYLLGTENVKKIVVDGANRKWFATDNGLWLFSADGTQQLQHFTADNSPLFINFIDALSIDNSTGDIYIGTEKGLMVYRGDATLNPSGSCSPTIFPNPVRENYSGPIAISGVSNNAEVRITDIAGNLIFRTKANGGQIIWNGNNYRGQRAESGVYLVLISNEDGSISCIGKLLMMR
- a CDS encoding DUF479 domain-containing protein, producing MNHLAHLYLSRYSERMMVGNFIADAVKGKKYSVFDSEIARGILMHREIDTFTDSHFIVKHSKRLLYKRYGLYSSVIVDIFYDHFLAKNFSYYSPVSLANFSSQCYELLYSYFDQLPSRYQRMLPHMKQENWLIDYGNIEGTQRSLTGMSHRIKYNPGIQHATTELRMYYKIFNEDFHLYFPLLEEHISGWYKKTKKTKDI
- a CDS encoding GIY-YIG nuclease family protein, with the protein product MYSIIDIETTGAHAIHNRITEIAILNFDGEKITDQFISFVRPDSHIPFFISYLTGITNDMVNEAPAFEEIAEAIDSFTQNRVLVAHNAHFDYSFLKQAFQRTGKNFQRKTLCTLRLSRKILPGHRKYSLDHLCRSLVIESLPCHRAESDARSALHLFTHLIRCDREGIIASFLKKKQPEIHYPPHLALTQATALPESAGVYFFLDKSGRVLYIGKAKNLRSRIRGHFSGTSSTKAKTLLMNQIHHIQYEVCGTELIAMLRESALIKKHFPPFNTAQKISENNYGAYAYEDGKGYVRFGIKKLKATDRPLASFALLQEARHFLEEKRKQFHLCPKFCGLQQAAGACFDVALNLCGGACSGKESAEVYNQRAVQAKDSLKTESKTFIIVEKGRMETERSVVLVEDGKYLGYGFTSNTTAQEFQVLKENIEHQKDNREVQMILQSYLFKNTGCQIIFPA
- a CDS encoding prohibitin family protein, with the translated sequence MALIIFAILALVVSVALRQSEKTRAIARIVQVVAAVMIIVGIASSSVVQIGAGEVGVQTLFGKVNENILNSGLHVVNPFVIVKRFDVRTENYTMSGMSDEGNKQGDDAIRVLTSDGLELTLDVSVLYRVVAARTPNILRTIGEDYQNVIVRPVTRTKIRDNATYYTAVDLYSNKREEFQQKIFTGIDNDFKARGLELQQLLVRNITLPTSVKESIESKIQAEQEAQKMQFVLQKERQEAERKRIEAQGISDYQKIISQSLTAQQLQYEMIKAYKELALSSNGKVLIMGDTKGGVPIILNENK
- a CDS encoding MoxR family ATPase, giving the protein MKTATADVTNINEKIISESTFIDRLTHETSKVIIGQKEMIERLVLGMLCNGHILLEGVPGLAKTLAIKTLALAVDVKFSRIQFTPDLLPADLIGTMIYNQPKNEFTVKQGPIFSNFILADEINRASAKVQSALLQAMQEHQVTIGEKTFQLPEPFLVLATQNPIEHEGTYPLPEAQVDRFMLKVVITYPTQEEERMIMRQNIANEELKVEPVISRQDMLNARKTVREVYMDEKIEQYILNIIFATRSPENFKLDKMKNLLQYGSSPRGSIHLALASKAFAFINHRGYVIPDDVKNVCLDVLRHRIGLTYEAEAENVTTDEIIKQIINKVEVP
- a CDS encoding DUF58 domain-containing protein, which gives rise to METAELLKKVRTIEIKTRGLCSDAFSGEYHSAFKGRGMSFSDVREYQPGDEIRSIDWNVTARLNHPYVKVFEEERELSIMLLIDASRSMQFGTVRAMKHELISEISAVLAYSAIKNNDKVGIIFFTETIEKFIPPKKGRSHVLRIIRDLIDFKPSSAGTNIFAALHFLNNIMKKQSVVFLLSDFLNYGYDPMLRIASRKHDLVGIHVYDKRERELPDAGLSFFTDAETGKKVCIDTSDKSVRKEYGISFIENLSRLKTTFLQSGAEMVSISTAENYIRALMNFFVKRIHSN